A window of Besnoitia besnoiti strain Bb-Ger1 chromosome Unknown contig00029, whole genome shotgun sequence contains these coding sequences:
- a CDS encoding RPAP1 family protein (encoded by transcript BESB_043060): MESTAAEAGAPACGDSSGGTSKCRKQRTVSASSSSPPESPDSPGAEGPGRRPASVFKLSASTTPLGSISFFPPSEGHESGLCASPHGALRDPCSDGLNEPSRRRGDCSPFSVDRGALGGAPTCSLFAPERSTRLTLNPFAASEDATGK; the protein is encoded by the coding sequence ATGGAGAgcacggctgcagaggcgggcgcgcctgcctgtgGGGACTCCTCGGGAGGCACATCCAAATGCCGGAAACAGCGCACAGTtagcgcgtcgtcttcgtcgccccctGAGTCTCCTGACTCTCCTGGTGCTGAAGGCCCTGGTCGTCGGCCGGCAAGCGTCTTCAAACTTAGTGCGTCTACGACGCCGCTAGGCTCAATCTCCTTCTTTCCCCCGTCTGAAGGTCACGAGTCTGGGCTGTGCGCCTCCCCACACGGTGCGCTTCGAGATCCCTGCTCCGATGGACTTAACGAGCCCTctaggcgccgcggagattGTTCCCCGTTTTCTGTCGACAGGGGCGCGCTAGGTGGAGCTCCGACTTGTTCGCTCTTCGCCCCTGAGAGAAGCACTCGACTCACTCTCAATCCTTTTGCAGCCAGTGAAGATGCCACGGGTAAGTAG